The Pseudomonas aeruginosa genome includes the window GTTCTTGTCCAGCCCGCGCAGGGCCAGCAGCGCGACTTCCTCCGGGGTCATCATCAGCTTGCTCCGGTCGAGCCTGCCGAGCCGCATCCCGGCTTCCCGGAAGAATGCCGTGCGGGTTGGCCCAGGGCACAGCACCGAGACCTTGACGCCGCGCTCTTTCAGTTCTTCCCGCAAGCCTTCCGAGAAGTGCAGGACGTAGGCCTTGCTGGCGTAGTAGTTGCTCATCCAGGCGCCGGGCTGGAAGGCGGCCACCGAGGCGATATTGAGTATCTGGCCACCGCCCTGTGCCACCATGCGGGCGCCGAGGGAGTGGCAAAGGCGGGCCAGGGCCAGGATGTTGAGTTCGATCAGTTCCTGTTCCCGCGCCCATTCCTGGTCGATGAAGGGGCCGGAGGTACCGATCCCGGCATTGTTAACCAGCAGGTCGATCTGTCGTTCGCCCTGTTCCAGTTCGTGCAACAACCCTGACAGTTGCAGCGGCTCGGAAAGATCGCAGGTGCGGAACAGCACTTCCACGCCGAAACGCTGCGCCAGCTCATAGGCGATGCTCTCCAGCGCGTCGCGCTGGCGCGCCACCAGGATCAGGGCGCGACCGCGCCGGGCCAGGGCTTCGGCTAGGGCCAGGCCGATACCGCTGGAAGCGCCGGTGATCAGGGCATAACGGGGCATTCGAGACTTCTCCGAAACGGACGGGGAATTGGACCCCGCCCGTCGCGAGGGGTTGCGTGGCTACTGTTGGTCGTCGTCTTCCATGGCCTCTGCCGCCGCCGTGGCGGCTTCATCGGCTTCGGCCGCCGCTGCGGCGGCCTGCTCGTCGGTGGTGTACGGGTCGGCTGGAGCGCTGGCGCCGCCGTCATAGTTCGCTCGCTCCAGGTAACCCTGGTAGGACGGCAGGGCGATGGCGGCGATGATACCGACTATCGGCAGCAGGATGATCAGACTGGCCAGGACTTTCACCCCGGTGCTGTTCGCCGGCGGCGGCGGACCGTAGCGGTTGGCGCCGGTGCTGCCGGGCAGGACCAGCATCAGGATGCCGAACACGCTGCCGACGAAGGGGACGAAGTTGAGCAGCCAGAGCCAGCCCGACCAGCCGAGGTCATGCAGGCGCTGCACGCCGATCATCACGGCGATGACGATGAAGGCGATTGAGGCCAGGGCGGTGACGGCCACGCCGACGGTTTCGCCGAGCAGGAAGCCCAGGCCCATGATGACCAGGAAGCACAGCGTCATCGCCATCGACCAGCCGAGATAGCGCAGGCGTCCGATCCGGCCGTTGGTGGTGAACACGTTCAGCTCGCCGAACTCGGGGAGGGCGTCGCCGACCTGGGCGCTGGGTGGTGTGTAGGGAGACGCGCCCGCAGCCGCGGTGGCCGCAGGCGCGGCGTTTTCGCCGAGCTGCGCCTGGCGTGCCAGGTACTTCTCGATGATGACGCCGCAGGCCGAACATTCCGCTCCG containing:
- a CDS encoding SDR family NAD(P)-dependent oxidoreductase; this translates as MPRYALITGASSGIGLALAEALARRGRALILVARQRDALESIAYELAQRFGVEVLFRTCDLSEPLQLSGLLHELEQGERQIDLLVNNAGIGTSGPFIDQEWAREQELIELNILALARLCHSLGARMVAQGGGQILNIASVAAFQPGAWMSNYYASKAYVLHFSEGLREELKERGVKVSVLCPGPTRTAFFREAGMRLGRLDRSKLMMTPEEVALLALRGLDKNRALIVPGWRNRLLALSPRLAPRWLVRRLAARINASAVPSAPRG
- a CDS encoding DUF805 domain-containing protein, encoding MTDQRFKIVFSGELMPDASLETVKDNLARLFKSEPGKIDALFGGRPVVLKRELPEAEAERYLTALRQAGANAYKEVDLAASLSLVETPDHNPQVAEETPAQDLPPMTCPKCGHEQPSGAECSACGVIIEKYLARQAQLGENAAPAATAAAGASPYTPPSAQVGDALPEFGELNVFTTNGRIGRLRYLGWSMAMTLCFLVIMGLGFLLGETVGVAVTALASIAFIVIAVMIGVQRLHDLGWSGWLWLLNFVPFVGSVFGILMLVLPGSTGANRYGPPPPANSTGVKVLASLIILLPIVGIIAAIALPSYQGYLERANYDGGASAPADPYTTDEQAAAAAAEADEAATAAAEAMEDDDQQ